A window of Tripterygium wilfordii isolate XIE 37 chromosome 7, ASM1340144v1, whole genome shotgun sequence contains these coding sequences:
- the LOC120001842 gene encoding cytochrome P450 86A1-like, whose translation METLHLLFTLTAAASAYLLWFYLLSRKLTGPKVWPLFGSLPALFMNRSRIHDWMAGNLRGTGGAATYQTSTIAIPFFALKQGFYTVTCHPKNIEHILRARFDNYPKGPTWQTAFHDLLGEGIFNSDGDTWLIQRKTAALEFTTRTLRQAMARWVNRTIKNRLWKILDKAAKEKVHVDLQDLLLRLTFDNICGLTFGKDPETLSPDLPENPFSLAFDTATEATLQRLLYPGFLWRLEKFFAFGSEKRLRKSLQIVENYMNDAITARKLSPSDDLLSRFMKKTDINGNHFATSVLQRIALNFVLAGRDTSSVALSWFFWLVMNNPEVEEKIIKEISSVLRETRGNDHQKWLEEPLVFEEADRLIFLKAALSETLRLYPSVPEDFKYVVSDDILPDGTYVPAGSTVTYSIYSVGRMKSIWGEDCMEFKPDRWLSPKGDRFEPPKDGYKFVAFNAGPRTCLGKDLAYLQMKSVASAVLLRYRLSLVPGHRVEQKMSLTLFMKNGLRVYMHPRILA comes from the coding sequence ATGGAAACCCTACATCTGCTCTTCACACTAACTGCAGCTGCCTCTGCATATCTTCTCTGGTTCTATTTACTTTCAAGAAAATTAACCGGTCCCAAAGTATGGCCACTTTTCGGATCTCTTCCGGCTCTCTTCATGAACCGGAGTAGAATCCACGATTGGATGGCCGGGAACCTCCGCGGAACAGGTGGCGCCGCCACTTACCAGACTAGCACGATCGCCATTCCTTTCTTTGCTCTCAAACAAGGGTTTTATACTGTCACTTGTCACCCGAAAAACATTGAGCACATTCTTCGAGCCCGGTTCGATAATTACCCTAAAGGTCCTACGTGGCAAACCGCGTTTCATGATTTGTTAGGGGAAGGAATATTCAACAGTGATGGTGACACGTGGCTAATTCAACGCAAGACTGCCGCACTTGAGTTCACGACCCGGACATTGAGACAAGCCATGGCTCGCTGGGTTAATCGGACCATCAAGAATCGGTTATGGAAAATTTTGGATAAAGCGGCTAAAGAGAAGGTACACGTGGATTTACAGGATTTGTTGCTTCGCTTAACGTTTGATAACATTTGCGGACTCACTTTTGGGAAAGATCCGGAAACTCTCTCACCGGATCTACCCGAGAATCCGTTTTCGCTTGCGTTTGACACCGCCACTGAAGCAACTCTTCAACGGCTTCTGTATCCGGGCTTTTTGTGGCGATTGGAGAAGTTTTTCGCTTTTGGATCAGAGAAAAGACTGAGAAAGAGCCTTCAAATTGTCGAAAATTACATGAACGACGCCATAACAGCGCGTAAATTAAGCCCGTCAGATGATTTGCTGTCACGATTCATGAAGAAAACGGACATTAACGGCAACCACTTCGCGACATCCGTCCTCCAACGAATTGCGCTGAACTTTGTCCTAGCTGGACGTGACACCTCATCGGTTGCTCTCAGCTGGTTCTTTTGGCTTGTCATGAACAACCCTGAAGTCGAAGAGAAGATCATCAAAGAAATATCAAGCGTTCTCAGAGAAACACGTGGCAATGACCATCAAAAATGGCTTGAAGAGCCTCTTGTCTTTGAGGAAGCCGATAGATTGATCTTTCTCAAAGCGGCTTTGTCGGAGACACTTCGGCTCTACCCATCAGTTCCGGAAGATTTCAAATATGTTGTCTCGGACGATATTTTGCCAGACGGTACGTATGTACCGGCCGGTTCAACTGTCACTTATTCCATCTACTCTGTTGGGAGAATGAAGAGTATATGGGGTGAGGACTGCATGGAGTTCAAACCAGATCGATGGCTGTCCCCAAAAGGTGACCGGTTTGAACCGCCTAAAGACGGTTATAAGTTTGTGGCCTTCAATGCTGGACCTAGGACTTGTTTGGGGAAGGATTTGGCTTACCTCCAAATGAAGTCTGTGGCTTCAGCCGTGCTGTTGCGTTACCGGCTGTCGCTGGTTCCCGGTCACCGCGTAGAGCAGAAGATGTCTCTAACTCTCTTTATGAAGAATGGGCTTCGTGTCTACATGCATCCTCGTATCCTTGCATAG